The sequence GATCTTCTCGGCTTGCTCGTCCGGGATTTCGGTCTCGAATTCCTCTTCCAGAGCCATCACCAGCTCAACGGTGTCAAGGGAGTCGGCACCCAGGTCTTCGACGAAGGAAGCGCTGTTGGTGACTTCCTCTTCTTTGACGCCAAGTTGCTCGGCAACGATTTTCTTGACGCGTTCTTCGATGGTGCTCATACCTTGTTTTCACTCCTATGGAAAAATCAGGCAGCTGGTCTGCGCGGTAGTGTATAGAAAGCGTTTTCCGCATTTCAAGCTGAAAGCAGGCAAGCATGAACCTGCTTTCAACCATCTGTCTATAAACGAACCGCAGTTTTATAACGAAACTAATCAGCCGTTATGACTGCATACATGCGTTGGGCGTCACATTAGCTCATGTACATACCGCCGTTCACCGGAACCGTGGCTCCAGTGACATAGGCGGCGCCGTCAGAAGCCAGGAAAGCGACGACCTTGGCAATCTCTTCCGCCTGACCAAGACGACCCAACGGGATCTGTCCCAGCAAAGCGTCACGCTGAGCCTCTGGCAGCTCACGCGTCATGTCTGTATCGATGAAGCCCGGCGCCACGGCGTTGACTGTAATACCGCGCGAGCCGACTTCACGGGCCAGCGCACGGCTGAACCCCTCGAGTCCGGCCTTGGCTGCGGCGTAGTTTACCTGCCCAGCGTTACCCATGGCACCTACCACGGAACCGATACTGATAATTCGTCCCCAACGGGCCTTGGTCATGCCACGCAGGACGCCCTTGGTCAGGCGGTACAGGCTGCTGAGATTGGTGTTGATGACATCATGCCATTCATCGTCTTTCATCCGCAGCATCAGATTGTCGCGAGTGATGCCCGCATTGTTCACCAGGATAGCCGGCTGGCCGAGGTGTTGCTGGATGTGTTCCAGCGTGGTGGCCACGGATTCGTCACTGGTGACATCCAGTACAAGCCCGGCGCCTTCAATACCGTTTTCCTTGAGCGTCTCGGCGATGCGCTCGGCACCCGAGGAGGACGTGGCCGTGCCAATCACGATAGCGCCCTGACGACCAAGCTCCAGCGCGATGGCCTGACCGATACCTCGGCTTGCGCCTGTTACCAGGGCAACCTTGCCTTGCAGATTCATACGTTTCTCCTTGTTCAGGCCAATGCGCCACGAGTGGCGGCAAAGGCTTCTGGGGTGTCCAGATTGTAGGTGTTGATGCCCTTGACGCAGCGCTTGTTGAGACCGGACAGCACCTTGCCCGGACCGCATTCGACCAAATCGGTCACGCCCTGGGCATTCAACGCGACAATGGTCTCGACCCAGCGAACCGGGCTGTAGAGCTGAGCCAGGAGATCATGCTTGAGCGTATCGAGGTCCGATACGATCGCCGCACTGACATTCTGGACCAACGGAATCCCAGGCGCCTGCCACGCGGCCGCCGTGACGGAGTCCGCGAAGCGCTCGGCCGCCGGGCGCATCAGCGCACAATGTGACGGCACGCTGACGGGCAGCGGCATCGCGCGCTTGGCGCCCTTGGCCTTGCAGACCTCGATGGCTCGCGCCACGGCGGCGGCGCTACCGGCGATCACGACCTGGCCAGGCGCATTGAAATTGACGGCGCTGACGACTTCGCCCTGCGCCGCTTCGTCACAGGCCGCCAGCACATCGGCATCGTCCAGACCAAGGATCGCCGCCATACCGCCAGTACCAGCCGGAACGGCTTGCTGCATGAGCTGGCCCCGCAACTCAACCAACTTCACGGCGTCAGCGAACGGGAGGCTGCCCGCTGCAACCAGCGCAGAATACTCACCCAGACTGTGACCTGCGACGAAGGCTGGTTGTGCCCCACCCTCGGCCGACCACAGACGCCAGAGTGCAATCGAGGCGGTGAGGATGGCAGGCTGGGTCTTGTCGGTCTGATTCAGTTGCTCCTCGGGGCCCTGCTGGGAGAGTGCCCAGAGGTCGTAGCCGAGCACGGACGATGCTTCAGCGAAGGTATCGATCACCAGGGAATGCTGGGCGCCATGCTCGGCAAGCATGCCAAGGGCCTGGGAGCCCTGCCCCGGAAAGACGAATGCAAGTGATGCGGACATGAAACGGCTCTCTTGTGGTTGTTCGTCAGAAAGAATACGCCACGAGGACGCACCGAATTGTCAGTTGGATGACGACCCGCCGGTGGTGGTCACATCACCGGCGCCGTCTTGCGACCGATTGGTCACGAGTAGCTGCTCGAGGCGGCTATGCAGCAGCTCCGGCAGATTGCGCTCCACGTCATGAGCTGCGCGCAGGATAGCCGATCGGAAACCCTCGGAACCTGCACTGCCGTGACTTTTCACGACAATACCCTGGAGCCCGAGAAAGCTCGCGCCATTGTATTGCGCAGGCCTCAGATCGCTGCGCAGCTGCCGCAATAATGGCAGGGCCAGCGCGCCCACGAGGCGCGAAACCAGTGACCGGCGAAAAAGAGCCTCGACGCGCAAGCCGACCATATGCGCCAAACCTTCACTGGACTTGAGCAGGATATTGCCGACGAAGCCATCGCACACCGCCACATCCGTCTCACCGCGAAACAGCCCGTCGCCCTCGACGAAGCCGCAGTAGTTGATGTCGCCTGCCTGCTGCAGAAGCGCGGCAGCCGCCTTGACCTGCTGGTTTCCCTTGATGTCTTCGGTGCCGACATTGAGCAACGAGACGCGCGGCTGCTCGATACCGAGGCTCTGCGCTGCAACGGACCCCATCACCGCGAACTGGTAGAGCTGTTCGGCCGTACAATCCACGTTTGCGCCAAGATCAAGCAGCAGGCACGCACCATCGAGCGTAGGGATAGCCGTGGTCATGGCCGGCCGGTCGACCCCCGGCAACGTCTTCAGTACATGGCGGGCAAGCGCCATCAAGGCGCCCGTATTGCCAGCGCTGACGCATGCCTGGGCCTGACCGTCGCGCACCAATTCCAGGGCGACGCGCATGGAGGAGCGCGGCTTGCCACGCAAGGCCTGCGTCGGACGCTCATCCATCCCGATCACTTCATCGGCATCGACAATCGTCAGGCGAGCGCGATCCACAACCCGGTGGCGGGCAATGATTTCTTCGAGAACAGAGGATTGGCCAACCAGGGCCAGATGCAGCGAGGGGACTTCAGCCAGACAGTGGAGACTGGCCGGAACAATGCAGTGGGGACCGAAATCCCCACCCATTGCATCGATCGCTATGATCGGAGCAGACAAGATTTACTCGTCAGCGCCCTTGTCGATCACTTTACGACCACGGTAGAAACCTTCCGGGGAAACGTGGTGGCGCAGGTGTACTTCGCCAGTGCTCTTTTCCACGGACAGGGCGTTCGGCTCGAGCGCGTCGTGCGAACGACGCATGTCACGGGCGGAACGGGATTTTTTGTTCTGCTGAACAGCCATTGGGATCAACTCCTAAACGTTTGGGTCACGCTTTAACTGAGCCAGTACGCTGAACGGGTTGGACCGCGATACCTCGTCCTCATTCGGCTCGGGCTCATCAGGCCCAGCCGGCGGCTGGCAAACTTCTTGGTCATGGAGTGGAACAATCGGAAGAGCGAGCAGAAGCTCCTCTTCAACCAGCGCCAGCAGATCCAGAGGATCCTCTCCCACTTCCAGCACGTCGTAGCCCTTGGGCAGGTGCTGGCTGCTCGACCCTTCATTCACCACGGCATAATCGCATGCGCTGTGAATAGGCAGAACAACCGGCTCCAGACAACGCTGGCAAATCATCGTGACCTCAACGTCCAGCTCGCTATGGATAACCAGAGTCCGCTGCTCGTCGCGCCCAAAGTCGAAACTGGCGCGCACCACACCCTTGTCGTCCTCAAGAGGATCGACGAGCCGCTTCAGCTCGGACAGTTGCAGCTCACCCTTCAGGGTGGCCGCTCGGTCTGCGAGCTTGCGCGGGTCAACGTGCGGAGGTATTGGTCCTTTCAACATAAGCGCGGCATTCTAGGGATGCGCCCCTCGACTGTCAAAGGAATTCACCCGCACAATCGAGCTCGGCCGACCAGTGATCGAGCCCCTATATAAAAGGAAGGAAAATGCGCCGCCTGCTTCTCGCATCCAGCTCCCCGTATCGACGCGAACTGCTCTCGCGACTGCGCCTGACATTTGATTGCAGCGCCCCGCAAATAGATGAAACCGCACAGGCAAACGAGCCCCCGGAACAACTGGTACGCCGACTCGCCAGCGAAAAGGCTCGGGCACTGGCGTCAACTCACCCGGACCACCTGATCATCGGTTCTGACCAGGTCGCGGTGCTCGGGCAACGCATCCTGGGTAAACCTCACACCTTCGACCGGGCGAAGCAGCAATTGCGCGCCTGCAGCGGCAACAGTGTGAGCTTTCTAACCGGACTGGCACTGCTGGACAGCCGCGCCAGCACGATCGAGATCGACTGCGTCAGCTTCACCGTGCATTTCCGGTCGCTGGACGACCGCCAGATCGAGCGCTACCTGCATACTGAACAGCCATACGATTGCGCCGGCAGCTTCAAGGCCGAAGGCCTGGGGATCAGCCTGTTCCGCGCGACCGAAGGATCAGACGTCACCAGCCTGATCGGATTGCCACTGATCCGGCTGGTCGACATGCTGAACAACGCAGGGATCGAAGTACCCTGAGCGCCACAAAGACCCCGCTAGCGCAACTGCGGCCCCTGGTAGCCCATCCACATTGCCAGCTGCGATGCGATGCTGGCACCGAGTTTCTTGGTGAATCGATCCAGGGGCGAGTCCTTGACGGTGAAATCCATCAGCTCTTGCTCACCGATCACTTCACGCGCCACGTAGCTTGTACTGCCGAGGCCATCGATCAGACCAAGCTCGAGCGCCTGCTCGCCGGACCAGATGAGCCCCGAGAACAGCTCGGGATGCTCGGCGACCTGCAGCCGATCGCCACGCCCCTGCTTGACGCTGTCTATGAACTGGCGATGAGTAGTGCCGAGTACGCCGCGCCAGAACTCGGTTTCTTCCGGTTTTTCAGGCTGGAAGGGATCGAGGAATGCCTTGTGCTCGCCCGACGTATAAACCCGGCGCTCCACCCCCAGCTTATCCATCGTCTCGACAAAGCCGAAGGTCGCCGCGGTCACGCCAATGGATCCGACCAGGCTCGACTTGTCGGCGTAGATTTCGTCCGCGGCACTGGCAATGTAATAAGCGCCCGAAGCGCCCAGATCGGTGATCACCGCGTAGACCTTCACTGCGGGGTATTCGCCACGCAAACGACGAATCTCGTCGTAAATGTAGCCTGACTGCACTGGACTGCCGCCCGGACTGTTGATCCGCAGCACCACACCCTTCGTGCCGGCGTCTTCGAAAGCGGCCCGGAGCGCCCCGACGATATTGTCGGCACTCGCCGGCTCTTCGTCAGCGATCATCCCACGCACGTTGATGACTGCCGTGTGACCGCTGCTCGCACGCTTGGTGTCGCCGAACTGCAACAGCGGCGAGAAGATCAGCAGCGCGACGAAGAGATAGGCGAACGTCAGCAACTTGAAGAAGATCCCCCAGCGCCGGGCCCGCCGCTGCTCCTGCACGCCGGCCAGCAGCGTCTTCTCAAGCAGCTTCCAGCTGTTGCGATCTTCCTTCTGTTCGTTCACCGGCTCTTTCCATTCATCCGACATACGCAACGACCTCAGCTGTACGAGCGGAGCGCAGCCAATCGCCAAGCTCCGAAAAACGATTGATGGTCATGCTCGGCGAGCATGCCTGCAGCACCTCGAGCGGCTGCGCACCATAGGAGACCGCAACGCTGTCGACGCCCGCGCGCCGGGCCATCTCGAGATCGAACACCGAGTCCCCGATCATCAGGGCCCGCTCGGGGCCGACCCCGCAATGTGCCAGGATTTCATGAATCATCAACGGATCAGGCTTGCTGGCGGTTTCATCTGCGCAACGGGTCACATCGAAAAAATCGGTCCACCCCTGCCCTTGCAGCACTCGGTCCAGCCCACGACGCCCCTTTCCGGTCGCAACGGCAAGCAGATGCCCCTGATCACGAAATTGCTGCAACGCCTGGGCGACCCCCGGATAAAGCGCCGAGGGCTCGGCCTCGAGCGACAAATAGTGGTCGGCATAGGCACGACGGAAGGCCTCAGCGGTCCCCACATCCGTGACATGGGGATACAACGCTGCAATCGCCTCGGGCAACCCCAACCCGATGATGCCCTTTATCGCCCTTTCATCGAGCGGCGGCAGCGCACAGCGGGCGGCCGCGACAGAAATGGACTGGACGATACGGTCGATGGAATCCACCAGGGTTCCATCCCAGTCGAAGATCAGCAGCTCATACCTATTCACCCAACCGCTCCAGCGTCCGCGCCCAAAGCTCATCGACCGGCGCCTCCAGACGCAGCTCGCCGCCATCAGGCAGCGGCACCGTCAGGGCGTAAGCATGCAGAAACAGGCGCTTGCCACCCAGGTCGCGAATAACCCGGGAAAATTCCTCATCACCGTATTTGCTGTCGCCAGCGATGCCATGCCCTGCGTGAAGCGCATGCACGCGGATCTGGTGGGTACGACCGGTGATCGGCCGAGCCTCGACCAACGTCGCGAAATCACCGAAGCGACGCAGCACGCGGAAAAGCGTCAGCGCCTCCTTGCCCTCTTCCGTGACCTCGACCATCCGCTCGCCCGAGCGCAGGGTGTTTTTCAACAGCGGTGCGCTGACTTGCTTCCTGCTCGTTTCCCAGCGCCCCCTGACGAGTGCCATGTAACGCTTGTCGACGCCATCGCCCCGAAGCGCCTGGTGCAAATGGCGCAGCATGCTGCGCTTCTTGGCAATCATGAGCAGACCGGAAGTATCGCGATCGAGACGATGCACCAGCTCCAGTTCCTTCGCATCGGGTCGCAACTGACGCAGCGCCTCGATGACGCCAAAGCTCAGCCCACTGCCGCCATGCACCGCAATGCCGGCAGGCTTGTTCAGCACAATGAGCGCCTTGTCTTCATGGACGATGGCCGCCTCGAGGCGCTCGAGGAGCCCCTGCGCCACCGGAGCCACCTCGTCGCGCTCAGGCAGCCGAAGCGGCGGCACCCGCACCACATCGCCGGCCTGAAGCTTGTACTCCGGCTTGATCCGCCCCTTGTTCACCCGCACTTCGCCCTTGCGCAGGATGCGGTATATCAAGGTCTTGGGCACACCCTTGAGCTGGTTACGGAGAAAGTTGTCGATGCGCTGGCCGGCAAGCTCCGGCGAGACTTCGAGCATTTGCACGCCGGAGGTCTGAGAGGGGGTATTGGTCATCGGTCGATGATATCAATTTTCATGGATTTGAAGCACTTAAACATTGCTGTTATAGTCCCGAACGCCGCCAAAAGTGGCCAGGTCATCGAATGCCAGCGAAACCGCCATTCCTGACCCAGCAATGCTCGAGGACGTGAGGCCGTCCGACGGAGCTTCCCTCAAGTAGCGGTGAAGCCCCGAAACAAGCCTTGAAGACATGATGCGCAACCCTGCTGGGGAAGCGCGATAATCGACAACCCGCTCCCGGATTCTGTGAGCGGCACCCGATTTTCAAAGTATGAGTGTTGGGTGGAGATGTACAGCCATCGGATTGCGTAGCAAAGGCTTTCATAGACGCTTCATTTCGTCCGCTACCGATTGCTGATTCCTCCTCCCGAACCATTGCTTCTGTTTCGACAGCAAGCAGGAGACGTCGTCGCGACGCTGGCCCAACTGGCCTCACATCGCTGGACACTGGAGTGCCTTACAACCATTCCTGACTCACCTGACACCGACCGCGAGAGTCGTGTGTGCCGAACGCCGTTTCCGCTGCCCTGGAAACCGACGGTACTACATGAAAAGAATGCTAATTAACGCAACTCAACCCGAAGAGTTGCGTGTCGCACTGGTTGACGGCCAGCGCCTGTTCGATCTCGATATCGAATCCGGCGCCCGTGAACAGAAGAAAGCCAACATCTACAAAGGCAAGATCACCCGCGTCGAGCCCAGCCTCGAAGCCGCGTTCGTGGATTTCGGCGCCGACCGCCACGGCTTTCTCCCCCTCAAGGAAATCTCCCGCGAGTACTTCAAGAAGGCCCCTGAAGGCCGGGTCAATATCAAGGAAGTACTGAGCGAAGGCCAGGAAGTCATCGTCCAGGTCGAGAAGGAAGAACGTGGCAACAAGGGCGCAGCCCTGACCACCTTCATCAGCCTCGCAGGCCGCTACCTCGTGCTGATGCCGAACAACCCGCGCGCGGGTGGCATCTCCCGCCGTATCGAAGGCGAAGAACGCAACGAACTGCGTGAGGCTTTGAACGGCCTCGATATCCCCGCCGACATGGGGCTGATCGTCCGCACCGCCGGTCTCGGTCGCTCCAGCGAAGAAATGCAATGGGACCTGGACTACCTGCTGCAGCTCTGGAGCGCAGTCAAGGAAGCCTCGCAGGACCGCCCCGCGCCCTTCCTGATCTACCAGGAATCCAATGTCATCATCCGCGCCATTCGCGACTACCTGCGCCAGGACATCGGCGAAGTACTGATCGACAGCGTCGAGGCCCAGAACGAAGCCCTTTCCTTCATCCAGCAGGTCATGCCGCAGTACGCCAGCAAGATCAAGCTGTACGAAGACAGCGTGCCGCTGTTCAATCGTTTCCAGATCGAAAGCCAGATCGAAACGGCCTTCCAGCGTGAAGTGAAGCTGCCGTCCGGTGGTTCGATCGTCATCGACCCGACCGAAGCCCTGGTCTCGATCGACATCAACTCGGCACGCGCCACCAAGGGCGGCGACATCGAGGAAACCGCACTGCAGACCAACCTGGAAGCGGCCGAGGAAATCGCCCGCCAGCTGCGTCTGCGGGACATCGGCGGCCTGATCGTCATCGACTTCATCGACATGACGCCGGCGAAGAACCAGCGCGCCGTCGAAGAAAAGGTCCGTGAGGCACTCGAAGCCGACCGCGCCCGCATTCAAGTTGGCCGCATCTCGCGCTTCGGCCTTCTGGAAATGTCGCGGCAACGCCTGCGCCCATCGCTCGGCGAAACCAGTGGCATCGTCTGCCCGCGCTGTAACGGTCAGGGCATCATTCGTGACGTCGAGTCGCTATCCCTGGCAATCCTGCGCCTGATCGAGGAAGAAGCCCTCAAGGACCGCACCGCCGAGGTCCGGGCGCGCGTACCCTTCCAGGTCGCCGCGTTCCTGCTCAACGAAAAGCGCAACGCCATCACCAAGATCGAACTGCGCACCCGCGCGCGCATCTTCATCCTGCCGGACGATCATCTGGAAACGCCGCACTTTGAAGTGCAACGTCTTCGCGATGACAGCCCGGAGATCATCGCCGGTCAGGCCAGCTATGAAATGAGCCCGACCGAAGTCGAGGAAGCCCAACCGGTCAGCTCCACTCGCACGCTGGTTCGTCAGGAAGCCGCCGTGAAAACAGCGCCCCCACGGACCGCCCCCGCACCGACCCCGACCGCCGCGCCAGTCGAAGCCGCCGCGCCCGCAATCCAGGAGCCGAGCCTGTTCAAAGGTCTGGTCAAGTCCCTGGTTGGCCTGTTCGCCGGCAAGCAGGAAGCACCGGCCGCCGAAGTCCAGAAGAAACCCGCGGCGAGCACTCGTCCTCAGCGCAACGATGAGCGTCGCAGCGGTCGCCAGCAAAATCGCCGCCGTGACTCACGCAGTAACCGCGACGAAGAGCGCAAGCCACGCGAGGAGCGTGCGCCACGCGAAGAACGCGCCCCACGTGAAGAGCGCCCGGCCCGCGAAGAGCGTCAGCCGCGTGCCCCGCGCGAAGAGCGCAAGCCACGCGAAGCCCGAGAGCCTCGCGAGCCGGTCGAACTCAACGACAGCCCGGCGCCGCAACCGCAACCACGCCGTGAACGCACGCCTCGTGAAGACCGTCAGCCCCGCGAAGAGCGTAAGCGCGAACTGCGCGCACCGCTCGATGAGCCCGCCCAGATCGTGCCGGCTGCCGCGATCAGCGAGGAAATTACCGAGCGCAAACCGCGCCCGCCTCGCGAAGAGCGCAAACCTCGCGTCGAGCAAAGCGTAGACACGGAAGAACTGCAGCAGAACGATGCGGAGCAAATCGCCCAGGACGACCAGGAATCGACCGAAGGCAGCGATCGCCCACGTCGCCGCTCCCGTGGTCAGCGTCGCCGCAGTAACCGCCGTGATCGTCAGCGTGATGCCAACGGCAACGAGATCGGTGACGAAGCCGAGAGCTCCACTGCCGAAGTCAGCGAAAGCAATGCACCGGTGAAATCCGAGCAGGTCGCCATTGCCGCGACAGCTGCCGCCCTGGCGGCGAACACGGCAGATACCGACACAACGCTTCCGGCGGCGCAGCCAGCGAACGCGACCGAGGACACGCCGGTCGTTGCGCAGCCCACCGAAACTGTCAACGAAACCGTTGTGCAAGCGCAGGCCACCGAGCCGGCCGACGCGCTCGTAGCGCCGTCAGCGGAAGCGGAAGCCGAAGTCGAAGCCGCTGCTCCGTTGGCCGAGCCGACCCCTGCCCCGCAGGAAGCCAGTCAGCCAGAAGCGCCTGCGGTAGAGCGCGAGGTCGTAGAACCCGCTGCCGTTCCTGCCGCCGAGCAACCCGCTCCCGCTCCGGCCGAGCCAGCCGCCCCGGCGCTGACCGCTAGCGGCCGCGCACCTAACGACCCACGCGAAGTGCGTCGTCGCCGCCTCGAGCAGGAGCGCCTGGCCAAGGAAGCAGCCGAAGCTGAAGCGAAAGCCGCTGCTGAGGCGAAGGCGTCCGCTGAAGCACAGGCCCTGGCAGAGCCGGCCAGTCCGGAAATCGTGGTCAGCGAACCAGCGGTCGAGGCACCGGTCGAGCAACCGGTCGTCACCGCCAGCGATGACCAGCAGGCTGTTGAACCGGCCGCTGAGCCACACACGGCCGAACCAGAAGCCGAGCCGGTCCTCGCCGAAACGGTCCAGCCCGAGGTAGAGCCGACCAAGCCCACCGCGGACGCCGAGCCCGAGGCCGCTGACCAAACGGCTGAGCAGGATGACGTCGCCAAGCGTCAAAACTGACCGGGCACGGCTACAAAAAAGGGATGCTTCGGCATCCCTTTTTTTATCCGCCCTCTTTTGAATGAAGGCCCTGCCGGCGAATCGCTGGGCAGCACGCGGCGAACCGCCGCCTGCTGCAGGGGACGCGCGCGCCCGGTCAGGCGCTCTGCAAGGGTCAAACCTGACGGCTCCGTCGGCCCGATCCACGGACTGCTGAGGATGACGTCACGACGAAACGGACGGCGTTTCGATCAGACGATGTTCGGCTCTATTTCCAACTGCACGCCAAAACGCTCGGCAATGTCAGCCTGGATGCGCTGGGCCAGGTCCACTATCTGCTGGCCGGTGGCCCGACCATAGTTGACGAGCACCAGCGCCTGCAGCCTGTGCACGCCCGCATCACCGTCCCGATAGCCTTTCCAGCCGGCGCGCTCGATCAACCAGCCAGCCGCCAGCTTGACCTGCCCATCGTCTTGCGCAAACGCGACCATATCCGGGAATCGAGCCAGCAGCGCATCAGCCACCGACCGAGAAACCAGCGGGTTCTTGAAGAAACTGCCGGCATTGCCCAGCACCCGCGGATCAGGCAGCTTTTCGCTACGAATCGCACAGACCGCACGGCTCACATCCAGCGGGCCTGGAGCATCGATAGCGTGCTGATCAAGCCACTGCCGCAGTGGTCCGTATTCGAGCTTGAGGTGCGCCGTGCGCCGCAGCGCGAAGCGCACCCGAAGAATGATGTAGCGCCCGGCCTGACGTTTGAACAAGCTGTCGCGATAGCCGAACGCGCATGCCTGCAGACCGAACTCAACCAGACGTCCCGTTGCACGGTCCAGCGCCGTCAGCCCGTCGAAGACGTCTTTGATCTCGACGCCATATGCGCCGACATTCTGGATCGGTGCGGCGCCGACCGTCCCCGGAATCAGGCTGAGATTTTCCAGACCGGACAGGCCGAGCGCCAGGCTGCGCAACACGAACGGATGCCAGGCTTCCCCCGCCTCCGCCTCGATCACAACCCGTTCACCGTCGTCCTCGAGCAGCCGCATACCTTGGCTGGCCATGCGCAATACCAGCGCCTCCACATCAGTGGTAAGGACCAGGTTGCTGCCGCCGCCGAGCACCCATAACGGCAGACCAAGGCGTCGCGCCTCCGCGAGCGCCTCGGTTACATCCTTATCGTCATGCGCCTCGGT is a genomic window of Stutzerimonas stutzeri containing:
- the murB gene encoding UDP-N-acetylmuramate dehydrogenase, with product MTLLIEPNRSLKAFNTFAVEARAARFTEAHDDKDVTEALAEARRLGLPLWVLGGGSNLVLTTDVEALVLRMASQGMRLLEDDGERVVIEAEAGEAWHPFVLRSLALGLSGLENLSLIPGTVGAAPIQNVGAYGVEIKDVFDGLTALDRATGRLVEFGLQACAFGYRDSLFKRQAGRYIILRVRFALRRTAHLKLEYGPLRQWLDQHAIDAPGPLDVSRAVCAIRSEKLPDPRVLGNAGSFFKNPLVSRSVADALLARFPDMVAFAQDDGQVKLAAGWLIERAGWKGYRDGDAGVHRLQALVLVNYGRATGQQIVDLAQRIQADIAERFGVQLEIEPNIV
- the rne gene encoding ribonuclease E, translated to MKRMLINATQPEELRVALVDGQRLFDLDIESGAREQKKANIYKGKITRVEPSLEAAFVDFGADRHGFLPLKEISREYFKKAPEGRVNIKEVLSEGQEVIVQVEKEERGNKGAALTTFISLAGRYLVLMPNNPRAGGISRRIEGEERNELREALNGLDIPADMGLIVRTAGLGRSSEEMQWDLDYLLQLWSAVKEASQDRPAPFLIYQESNVIIRAIRDYLRQDIGEVLIDSVEAQNEALSFIQQVMPQYASKIKLYEDSVPLFNRFQIESQIETAFQREVKLPSGGSIVIDPTEALVSIDINSARATKGGDIEETALQTNLEAAEEIARQLRLRDIGGLIVIDFIDMTPAKNQRAVEEKVREALEADRARIQVGRISRFGLLEMSRQRLRPSLGETSGIVCPRCNGQGIIRDVESLSLAILRLIEEEALKDRTAEVRARVPFQVAAFLLNEKRNAITKIELRTRARIFILPDDHLETPHFEVQRLRDDSPEIIAGQASYEMSPTEVEEAQPVSSTRTLVRQEAAVKTAPPRTAPAPTPTAAPVEAAAPAIQEPSLFKGLVKSLVGLFAGKQEAPAAEVQKKPAASTRPQRNDERRSGRQQNRRRDSRSNRDEERKPREERAPREERAPREERPAREERQPRAPREERKPREAREPREPVELNDSPAPQPQPRRERTPREDRQPREERKRELRAPLDEPAQIVPAAAISEEITERKPRPPREERKPRVEQSVDTEELQQNDAEQIAQDDQESTEGSDRPRRRSRGQRRRSNRRDRQRDANGNEIGDEAESSTAEVSESNAPVKSEQVAIAATAAALAANTADTDTTLPAAQPANATEDTPVVAQPTETVNETVVQAQATEPADALVAPSAEAEAEVEAAAPLAEPTPAPQEASQPEAPAVEREVVEPAAVPAAEQPAPAPAEPAAPALTASGRAPNDPREVRRRRLEQERLAKEAAEAEAKAAAEAKASAEAQALAEPASPEIVVSEPAVEAPVEQPVVTASDDQQAVEPAAEPHTAEPEAEPVLAETVQPEVEPTKPTADAEPEAADQTAEQDDVAKRQN